In Miscanthus floridulus cultivar M001 chromosome 8, ASM1932011v1, whole genome shotgun sequence, the sequence CCGCGGAGGCGCACCTCGCCGCCGGTTCTGACGCCATGGTCGTCGAGGCGTTCCTCCCCGGGCCCCATGGCGGCGGGACGACCGCCTCCTCCACGCGAGTGGTGAGTTAGTACTCAGTACTGCGGCTTTCTCACACACCGTTTCTGAGGCGCTCGCGCTACAATAAGCACTGGTTCAATAGCTCTTTCATAGCTCTGACAATTGGGTGGAAGTGGAACTGATTGTCATCTATCTAGTTATGCCAAATACCAGCTGCGCTAAGCACTCATTCCTATCTGCAATGCGCAACTGGGTCAATTGCACCTTTCCTTTAGATGTGCTGCATTGGGTGAAGCACGGTTCTTACGCAACAATGCAGATAGGTCAAATAATTAGGCAAAGCGAAATTCACCATGCACGTTCCTCTTCCTGATAAAGGTGCTTTTGGTTTCACCATGGAAGGAGCTTATCCACCTTCTTTCTTATGGCACCCTAGGATAGGAACGCCGACTGGTTTACTTGTGTATGCAAATAATTACAGCCGCCTTGGATTTTCTGTTGGGTTTCCCATGTTTTGCTGGATCATCATGAGTAACAGTGGCAAATTTTGTAGATTTTGCAAGCGAAGGAAGTTAAAGATAAGGCCAGTAAGATAGAGAAACAATTCGGATCTGATTTTTTCTTTGCAAACGAGCCTGATTCAGAGAGTATGTTGGCTATGGCCTTTAAGCAAGTTGTAATTCAGCGGCTCTCAAACTTTCGGCTCGAGGTCTTCTCCCCAGGTTCAGTGAGAGACTTCCAAGATTTTGGCAAACCCCGAAAGGTGCAAACTCACAAAGTTTATGAGTTTTCAATATTTCCTGCTGTGTTTACTTCTTGCTAATAATTTGTTGATGCACACCAGGGGTCTTTGGATTGTAGTATCAGCTCATCAGATGGAAAACTTCTGTCTTCTCTCGCTGAAGCCATTTTCTCCTGCGTCATTGAGGATGCCAGAAAAAATCATTTTGGGGGCATAGGCAGTTTGTTTCAGAAGCGACAGCTCAACTGCTCATTGGATTCCTCGGTTTGTATACACAGAATTTCTGAGGCAGAAATAGTAAAAAATGCTAAGAGGTGCCTGGAGACTTCTAGTCTAATGAAGTTTTCTCATGAAGCACACAAAACAAAGAATGGATGGTGGCCACCTCCAAATTATGAAAGTTTGGTGAAGATTGGGGGTCCTGAGTTAGTGCTTTGGACCAATGAGTACATTCCTACCTATAAGCTGCAAATTAACACCAACATATTGGAGAATTCTAATCTTGAAGGTGAAGGTCTTTATGAGTTAGAAAGTAATAGGCGGGAAGTTCTCTTAACCCACTCGCAACTGGTACACTGTTATTCCCTCCATATCTTCCGTTAAACATAATTGTTTTCTAGAATATGGTCTTTTGTATGCTTTTTAACTTGTTTCTGCGCATTTCCGCCACTTGTAGGTGGAACTAGGGAATGTTCTAGACATGTACTTTGAAGATCAATTCACATTACCAGGCAAAACATTCCATCCTCATTGGAATTCAGATCCATCAAAGATTAAAAAGAACAATGTATGCTGACACTTTCCAGGTCAAAATTAACTCACTTTAAATAATTATCAAAATCTTAATGTTTTTTGTTTTATGCAGGGCTATTTGAACAACCTTTCCACTTTCTTGGCTGGGAGCTGTATTTTTCTTTTTGTCGCCGTCTTTGCTCAATTATGCTGTCCTCAATCTTTTAGAGACAAAAGGCTATTCAAGGAAAGTTCAAATGCCTCATCATCTCAGAACTATTGTTCTGATATCAAGTCTCTTGATAACAGTGAGGTACTTAGTTATCTAGTTCTTGTGAATTTGTTGTTTGTCCAAGGTAGATTGATGCTCATTTTAGTGTTGGATTGCTTTTCGTGATATGCCACAAACTTTTCACATAACATCGACACTACAACAATATTTCAACTAATTACCTGAAGGAAAATTCCTCATGCCATTTTACATGGTTTAGTTTTTGCTCAATTGCTTACACATACTTGTTGCAATGACCAAAGAAACACCAACTGCACCTAACTTCTGTTAGAAGTTAGAACTTGGGAATATTCTGTCAGGCTGCATCTCATCTGTTTCCGCCCCCCTTGAAAATTAGTACTTTCAGGATGTGACACTTCATTTATAAAGATTAAACAAGTTGAGTTCAAGGCAAGCTTGTTATATGTGTCTAAGGAATACTGGCATACTGAATTAATATACCTGCCTGCATAACTGGATCGTAGCATTACTACTCTATTCATTATTTATGTGTGCTGCATATTTTTGTCTGATTTACTCTTCTTCAGATACAAGCTTATTGCACGTCTCTTGTTAAGAAAATGAAAGACTCATATGGCTGCCTTGGTGATGTAATGGTTGATGCACACATTGGAGCTTGGGTTGGAGAACTGCCTAACTGCTTCAAGGCAATCAATAGCGAGGATGCTGCTGCTTCTGGCTATTTTCAGCATCCTGACACTCTTAGCCAAGAAAATCAATCCCAGTCGGTACCAATTAATATTAAGATGTCCCATTTGGAACAAAATGATAGAACCCAGGAAACTCTGCAGAATATTGCTAGTTTTCAGGTACCTCGTGTGACTTATAAAAGGGAGTTCTCTTTGTAGTGGATGTCTTTTTTGTATTGATTATGTATCTAATGAGTCTAATGTCTATGATCACCTCTGTTTCTAGCAAATGTCTATCATATAACATTTGTTCATATATCACGATACACCTGCTAAATTAGAACCCACCTTTTAGTTGTCATCTAGTAAA encodes:
- the LOC136475519 gene encoding uncharacterized protein isoform X2, whose product is MPSPSLLLRAPPLCPSHSPRRFASPSLTTSSPAARLRLRPLRLPPAASRHAPRAGDTRVADDLIPIARCYEGRLARLELAGAARREQAVAAAAAADGGATAEAHLAAGSDAMVVEAFLPGPHGGGTTASSTRVILQAKEVKDKASKIEKQFGSDFFFANEPDSESMLAMAFKQVVIQRLSNFRLEVFSPGSVRDFQDFGKPRKGSLDCSISSSDGKLLSSLAEAIFSCVIEDARKNHFGGIGSLFQKRQLNCSLDSSVCIHRISEAEIVKNAKRCLETSSLMKFSHEAHKTKNGWWPPPNYESLVKIGGPELVLWTNEYIPTYKLQINTNILENSNLEGEGLYELESNRREVLLTHSQLVELGNVLDMYFEDQFTLPGKTFHPHWNSDPSKIKKNNGYLNNLSTFLAGSCIFLFVAVFAQLCCPQSFRDKRLFKESSNASSSQNYCSDIKSLDNSEIQAYCTSLVKKMKDSYGCLGDVMVDAHIGAWVGELPNCFKAINSEDAAASGYFQHPDTLSQENQSQSVPINIKMSHLEQNDRTQETLQNIASFQVVISEEGKVVGFQPTNRPAVNHWATNPLATLLYQGRSLSPGILEPRLKISRPAKAAPIELLMSVNQDSFFALARPVQDP
- the LOC136475519 gene encoding uncharacterized protein isoform X1, with amino-acid sequence MPSPSLLLRAPPLCPSHSPRRFASPSLTTSSPAARLRLRPLRLPPAASRHAPRAGDTRVADDLIPIARCYEGRLARLELAGAARREQAVAAAAAADGGATAEAHLAAGSDAMVVEAFLPGPHGGGTTASSTRVILQAKEVKDKASKIEKQFGSDFFFANEPDSESMLAMAFKQVVIQRLSNFRLEVFSPGSVRDFQDFGKPRKGSLDCSISSSDGKLLSSLAEAIFSCVIEDARKNHFGGIGSLFQKRQLNCSLDSSVCIHRISEAEIVKNAKRCLETSSLMKFSHEAHKTKNGWWPPPNYESLVKIGGPELVLWTNEYIPTYKLQINTNILENSNLEGEGLYELESNRREVLLTHSQLVELGNVLDMYFEDQFTLPGKTFHPHWNSDPSKIKKNNGYLNNLSTFLAGSCIFLFVAVFAQLCCPQSFRDKRLFKESSNASSSQNYCSDIKSLDNSEIQAYCTSLVKKMKDSYGCLGDVMVDAHIGAWVGELPNCFKAINSEDAAASGYFQHPDTLSQENQSQSVPINIKMSHLEQNDRTQETLQNIASFQVVISEEGKVVGFQPTNRPAVNHWATNPLATLLYQGRSLSPGILEPRLKISRPAKAAPIELLMSVNQDSFFALARPVQDPW